A genomic region of Pseudomonas abietaniphila contains the following coding sequences:
- a CDS encoding GlxA family transcriptional regulator yields the protein MTSFNSGAQPQNRAPQSIGFLLLDNFTLISLASAVEPLRMANQLSGRELYRWTTLSVDGGQVWASDGLQITPDASMHKAPVLDTVIVCGGVGIQRTVTREHVSWLQSQARQSRRLGAVCTGSWALACAGLLDGFDCSVHWECLAAMQEAFPRVAMSTRLFTLDRNRFTSSGGTAPLDMMLHLISRDHGRELSAAISEMFVYERIRNEQDHQRVPLKHMLGTNQPKLQEIVALMEANLEEPIDLDELAVYVSVSRRQLERLFQKYLHCSPSRYYLKLRLIRARQLLKQTPMSIIEVASVCGFVSTPHFSKCYREYFGIPPRDERVGSNTAQQVAMMPIPQAMVLAPLSGPLSALSQARNESTFASVRL from the coding sequence ATGACTTCGTTCAACTCCGGGGCTCAACCCCAGAACCGTGCGCCTCAATCCATCGGCTTTCTGCTGCTGGACAATTTCACACTCATCTCGCTCGCTTCTGCGGTTGAGCCACTGCGCATGGCGAACCAGTTGTCCGGTCGTGAGCTGTATCGCTGGACTACCCTGAGCGTCGATGGCGGCCAGGTGTGGGCCAGCGACGGTCTGCAAATCACTCCTGATGCTTCGATGCACAAGGCGCCGGTGCTGGACACCGTGATCGTCTGTGGCGGCGTCGGCATTCAGCGCACCGTGACCCGCGAACACGTGAGCTGGCTGCAGAGCCAGGCGCGCCAGTCCCGTCGCCTCGGCGCCGTGTGCACCGGCAGCTGGGCCCTGGCCTGCGCAGGCCTGCTGGACGGCTTCGATTGCAGCGTGCACTGGGAATGTCTGGCGGCGATGCAGGAAGCTTTCCCGCGCGTGGCCATGAGCACACGCCTGTTCACCCTCGACCGCAACCGTTTCACCAGCTCCGGCGGCACCGCTCCGCTGGACATGATGCTGCACCTGATCAGCCGCGATCACGGCCGTGAACTGTCCGCCGCGATCTCGGAGATGTTCGTCTATGAGCGCATTCGTAACGAACAGGATCACCAGCGTGTGCCGCTTAAACACATGCTCGGCACCAACCAGCCGAAGCTGCAGGAAATCGTCGCGCTGATGGAAGCCAACCTCGAGGAGCCCATCGACCTCGACGAGCTGGCGGTCTACGTTTCAGTCTCCCGACGCCAGCTTGAAAGGCTGTTCCAGAAATACCTCCACTGCTCGCCATCGCGTTACTACCTGAAGCTGCGCCTGATCCGCGCGCGTCAGTTGCTCAAGCAAACGCCGATGTCGATCATCGAAGTCGCCTCGGTCTGCGGCTTCGTGTCCACGCCGCACTTCTCCAAGTGCTACCGCGAATACTTCGGCATCCCGCCACGCGACGAGCGCGTAGGCTCCAACACCGCACAGCAAGTGGCGATGATGCCAATTCCTCAGGCCATGGTCCTGGCACCGCTCTCCGGCCCGCTGTCGGCACTGAGCCAGGCGCGCAACGAATCGACGTTTGCGAGTGTGAGATTGTAA
- a CDS encoding L-serine ammonia-lyase — translation MAISVFDLFKIGIGPSSSHTVGPMRAAALFVQGLRERDQLASVSRIEVRLYGSLSATGVGHGSDNAVIMGLMGEWPDAIDPTLIGQHIAELRETDTLKLNGDHPITFVWQRDMQLIDENLPFHPNAMTLTAFDASGELHRDTYYSVGGGFVVDEAQAASGVLDMDNTVLPYDFSSADELLMLCEKHGLRVSELMMANEKVWRSEEEIRAGLMRLWRAMQECVEHGLKHEGILPGGLNVRRRAARLHRSLQELGKPNVIGSTLNAMEWVNLFALAVNEENAAGGRMVTAPTNGAAGIIPAVLHYFVKFSDEVSEANVVDYFLGAASIGILCKKNASISGAEVGCQGEVGSACAMAAAGLADILGATPAQLCNAAEIGLEHNLGLTCDPVGGLVQVPCIERNAIAAVKAINAAQMALRGDGNHFISLDRVIRTMRDTGADMHDKYKETSRGGLAVSAVEC, via the coding sequence ATGGCTATCAGCGTGTTCGACCTGTTCAAGATCGGTATCGGCCCTTCCAGTTCTCACACCGTGGGGCCGATGCGCGCAGCGGCATTGTTCGTTCAAGGCCTGCGTGAACGCGACCAGTTGGCGTCGGTTTCGCGCATTGAAGTGCGTCTGTACGGATCACTGTCAGCGACCGGCGTCGGGCACGGCAGCGACAACGCAGTGATCATGGGCTTGATGGGCGAATGGCCTGACGCAATCGACCCGACGTTGATCGGTCAGCACATTGCCGAGCTGCGTGAAACCGACACCCTGAAGCTCAACGGCGATCACCCGATCACGTTCGTCTGGCAGCGCGACATGCAGCTGATCGACGAAAACCTGCCCTTTCATCCCAACGCCATGACCTTGACCGCCTTCGATGCGAGCGGCGAGCTGCATCGTGACACCTACTACTCAGTGGGCGGCGGCTTTGTTGTCGATGAAGCGCAGGCGGCCAGCGGTGTGCTGGACATGGATAACACCGTCCTGCCTTACGATTTTTCCAGTGCCGATGAGCTGTTGATGCTGTGCGAGAAACACGGCCTGCGTGTTTCGGAGCTGATGATGGCGAACGAGAAGGTCTGGCGCAGCGAAGAGGAAATTCGTGCCGGGCTGATGCGGTTGTGGCGCGCCATGCAGGAGTGCGTGGAGCACGGCCTTAAGCACGAAGGCATTCTGCCGGGCGGCCTGAACGTGCGTCGCCGCGCAGCACGCCTGCATCGCAGCCTTCAGGAGCTGGGCAAGCCGAACGTGATCGGCTCGACCTTGAATGCGATGGAGTGGGTCAACCTGTTCGCGCTTGCCGTTAACGAAGAGAATGCGGCGGGCGGGCGCATGGTCACGGCGCCTACCAACGGCGCGGCGGGGATCATTCCGGCGGTGCTGCATTACTTCGTCAAATTCAGCGATGAAGTCAGCGAAGCCAACGTGGTGGATTATTTCCTGGGTGCAGCGTCGATCGGCATCCTGTGTAAGAAGAATGCCTCGATCTCAGGCGCCGAAGTGGGGTGTCAGGGTGAAGTAGGTTCGGCGTGTGCCATGGCAGCGGCGGGGCTGGCGGACATTCTCGGTGCGACTCCGGCGCAATTGTGCAACGCCGCCGAAATCGGCCTTGAACACAACCTGGGCCTGACCTGCGACCCGGTCGGTGGCCTCGTTCAAGTGCCTTGCATCGAGCGCAATGCCATTGCCGCCGTGAAGGCGATCAATGCCGCACAGATGGCGTTGCGTGGTGACGGTAATCACTTCATCTCGCTGGACCGGGTGATTCGCACCATGCGCGACACCGGCGCTGACATGCATGACAAATATAAAGAGACTTCGCGCGGTGGGTTGGCGGTCAGTGCGGTGGAGTGTTGA